One stretch of Variovorax sp. 54 DNA includes these proteins:
- a CDS encoding aldehyde dehydrogenase family protein, protein MKRQMLIDGRWVDALSGETLPVLDPCSAQPFGTLARGRAEDVDLAVAAARRALDGAWGRMTSTERGRILQRLAQLILANGEALAQLEARDTGKPMAVARADAAAVARYFEFYGGAADKVHGQTIPYLNGYNVSVLRIPHGVTAHIIPWNYPAQMMGRTLAPALAMGNAAVVKPSEDACLSALKLAELAMEAGLPPGALNIVTGLGTEAGAALTAHPGIDFATFTGSPEVGMQVQQATARHHVPCVLELGGKSPQIVFDDADLAKAAPIIVRAIVQNAGQTCSAGSRLLVHKGIYDRFVDTIATHFAALKVGTPEQDLDCGPMINARHQARVQAIVRDAVAEGVPRLAEGQLADGLPPEGFFVAPVLFGPVPRTHRLASQEIFGPVLAAMPFDDEDDAVQLANATEYGLVAGVWTENGNRQARMARRLASGQVFINCYGAGGGVELPFGGVKKSGYGREKGLLALDEMSTTKTVVHHYE, encoded by the coding sequence ATGAAACGCCAGATGTTGATCGACGGCCGCTGGGTCGATGCGCTTTCGGGCGAGACCCTGCCGGTGCTCGACCCCTGCAGCGCGCAGCCCTTCGGCACCCTGGCCCGCGGGCGGGCCGAAGACGTGGACCTGGCGGTGGCCGCCGCGCGCCGTGCGCTCGACGGCGCGTGGGGGCGCATGACGTCCACCGAGCGCGGGCGCATCTTGCAGCGCCTCGCGCAGCTCATCCTGGCCAACGGCGAGGCGCTGGCACAGCTCGAGGCGCGCGACACCGGAAAGCCGATGGCCGTGGCGCGCGCCGATGCGGCGGCGGTGGCGCGCTACTTCGAGTTCTATGGCGGCGCGGCCGACAAGGTGCACGGCCAGACCATCCCGTACCTGAACGGCTACAACGTGAGTGTGCTGCGCATTCCGCACGGCGTGACGGCGCACATCATTCCGTGGAACTACCCCGCGCAGATGATGGGCCGCACGCTCGCGCCCGCATTGGCGATGGGCAACGCGGCGGTGGTCAAGCCGTCGGAAGATGCGTGCCTCAGCGCCCTCAAGCTCGCCGAGCTCGCGATGGAAGCCGGCCTGCCGCCGGGCGCGCTGAACATCGTGACCGGCCTGGGCACCGAGGCCGGTGCCGCGCTCACCGCGCACCCGGGCATCGACTTCGCGACCTTCACCGGCTCGCCCGAGGTCGGCATGCAGGTGCAGCAGGCCACCGCGCGTCACCACGTGCCTTGCGTGCTGGAGCTGGGCGGCAAGTCGCCGCAGATCGTGTTCGACGACGCCGACCTCGCCAAGGCCGCGCCGATCATCGTGCGCGCCATCGTGCAGAACGCCGGCCAGACCTGCTCGGCCGGCAGCCGCCTGCTGGTGCACAAAGGCATCTACGACCGCTTCGTCGACACCATCGCGACGCACTTCGCGGCGCTGAAGGTCGGCACCCCGGAGCAGGACCTCGACTGCGGGCCGATGATCAACGCGCGGCACCAGGCGCGCGTGCAGGCCATCGTGCGCGACGCGGTGGCCGAAGGCGTGCCGCGGTTGGCCGAAGGCCAGCTCGCCGACGGCCTGCCGCCCGAAGGTTTTTTTGTCGCGCCCGTGCTCTTCGGCCCGGTGCCGCGCACGCACCGGCTGGCAAGCCAGGAGATCTTCGGCCCCGTGCTCGCGGCGATGCCCTTCGACGACGAGGACGACGCGGTGCAGCTGGCCAACGCCACCGAGTACGGCCTCGTGGCCGGCGTGTGGACCGAGAACGGCAACCGGCAGGCGCGCATGGCGCGGCGGCTGGCGAGCGGGCAGGTGTTCATCAACTGCTACGGCGCGGGAGGCGGCGTCGAGCTGCCCTTCGGCGGCGTGAAGAAGAGCGGCTACGGCCGCGAGAAGGGTCTGCTGGCGCTCGACGAGATGAGCACCACCAAGACCGTCGTCCATCACTACGAATAA
- a CDS encoding isopenicillin N synthase family dioxygenase: MTANPRAIPPTVAPSEQVKAAIAAAKELPLLDVGPYLTGEPGALEQLAADVKLIQENLGFFAIVNHGIPQSLIDESFAQTAKLFELSMEEKLRHRVGHHHQGYLPPKSSILKSTAIMEKIAVNTKKDTNAAWLFMRNRNADDPKVRANVRHRGLNQWPESLPAFKTALHAYQSAMEKLSLKLLPIYARALGLRAEHFDPMFKAPEYYQRCAYYHPEEHMDEGQYALAPHSDGSFLTLLPMTPVPGLQVMTPAKEWLKVRYVKDALIVNTGQVLNRLSNDHFIATPHRVVNPPMKRYALTFFFYPDDDASVAPIPECIAAGEQARYDTRSFYDFFVPYLDDLYHYNDPNFMKEVEPAGVTAQA, from the coding sequence ATGACAGCCAACCCCCGTGCCATTCCTCCCACCGTCGCACCGTCCGAGCAAGTGAAAGCCGCCATCGCTGCCGCGAAGGAACTGCCCTTGCTCGATGTCGGCCCCTACCTCACCGGCGAGCCCGGCGCGCTGGAGCAACTGGCCGCCGACGTGAAGCTCATTCAGGAGAACCTGGGCTTCTTCGCCATCGTGAACCACGGCATCCCGCAGTCGCTCATCGACGAGTCGTTCGCGCAGACCGCCAAGCTGTTCGAGCTGTCGATGGAAGAAAAGCTGCGCCACCGCGTCGGCCACCACCACCAGGGCTACCTGCCGCCGAAGTCGTCGATCTTGAAGTCGACCGCCATCATGGAAAAGATCGCGGTCAACACCAAGAAGGACACCAACGCGGCCTGGCTCTTCATGCGCAACCGCAACGCGGACGATCCGAAGGTGCGCGCCAACGTGCGCCACCGCGGCCTGAACCAGTGGCCCGAGAGCCTGCCGGCCTTCAAGACCGCATTGCATGCCTATCAGAGCGCGATGGAAAAGCTGTCACTCAAGCTGCTGCCCATCTACGCGCGCGCGCTCGGCCTGCGCGCCGAGCACTTCGATCCGATGTTCAAGGCGCCCGAGTACTACCAGCGCTGCGCTTACTACCATCCCGAGGAGCACATGGACGAAGGCCAGTACGCATTGGCGCCGCACTCCGACGGCAGCTTTCTCACGCTGCTGCCGATGACGCCGGTGCCGGGCCTGCAGGTGATGACGCCGGCCAAGGAATGGCTCAAGGTGCGTTACGTGAAGGATGCGCTCATCGTCAACACCGGGCAGGTGCTCAACCGGCTGTCGAACGACCACTTCATCGCCACGCCGCATCGCGTCGTCAACCCGCCGATGAAGCGCTATGCGCTGACCTTCTTCTTCTACCCCGACGACGACGCCAGCGTGGCGCCCATTCCCGAGTGCATTGCGGCGGGCGAGCAGGCGCGCTACGACACGCGCTCGTTCTACGACTTCTTCGTGCCCTACCTGGACGACCTGTACCACTACAACGATCCCAACTTCATGAAGGAAGTCGAGCCCGCCGGCGTGACCGCACAGGCCTGA
- a CDS encoding ABC transporter substrate-binding protein, whose protein sequence is MVAVLAAMAAPAFAQGNDDVVRIGVMADMSGLYSDMGGAGLVEAVKMAVADAGGTVNGKKIEVITANHSAKPDIAATKAREWFDTQGVDMIISGPSSGTSLAIAKIAAEKKKVVMVTGGVAAQLTNEECSPYTVHYLYDTVALARGTGAAMTRQGGKSWYFLTVDYAFGDSLEKETTQVVLANGGKVVGSVRHPLSATDFSSFLLQAQASKAQVLGLANGGGDTIGSIKAAQQFGITKSMKIAGLMLFITDVHALGLKLTSGINLTEAWYWDTDERSRKWSARFFEKMKKMPTSMQAASYSAALQYLKAVGAARSDSADAVMTQLRTLKIDDMYTSSGHIRGDGRMVHDLQLMEIKSPAESKRPWDYYKPVQRIPGEQAFASKAESKCKNWS, encoded by the coding sequence ATGGTGGCCGTGCTGGCCGCCATGGCCGCACCAGCCTTTGCGCAAGGCAACGACGACGTCGTGCGCATCGGCGTGATGGCCGACATGAGCGGCCTCTACTCCGACATGGGTGGCGCGGGTTTGGTGGAGGCCGTGAAGATGGCCGTCGCCGACGCGGGCGGCACCGTGAACGGCAAGAAGATCGAGGTGATCACCGCCAACCACTCGGCCAAGCCCGACATTGCCGCCACCAAGGCGCGCGAGTGGTTCGACACGCAGGGCGTGGACATGATCATCAGCGGGCCCAGCTCGGGCACCAGCCTGGCCATTGCCAAGATCGCGGCCGAGAAGAAGAAGGTCGTGATGGTGACCGGCGGCGTGGCGGCGCAGCTCACCAACGAAGAGTGCTCGCCCTACACCGTGCACTACCTGTACGACACCGTGGCGCTGGCGCGCGGCACCGGCGCCGCCATGACGCGCCAGGGCGGCAAGAGCTGGTACTTCCTGACGGTGGACTACGCTTTCGGCGACTCGCTGGAGAAGGAGACCACGCAGGTCGTCCTCGCCAATGGCGGAAAAGTCGTCGGCAGCGTGCGGCATCCGCTGTCGGCCACCGACTTCTCGTCGTTCCTGCTGCAGGCGCAGGCCTCGAAGGCGCAGGTGCTGGGCCTGGCCAACGGCGGTGGCGACACCATCGGGTCCATCAAGGCCGCGCAGCAGTTCGGCATCACCAAGTCGATGAAGATCGCGGGCCTCATGCTCTTCATCACCGACGTGCACGCGCTCGGCCTGAAGCTCACCAGCGGCATCAACCTGACCGAGGCCTGGTACTGGGACACCGACGAGCGCTCGCGCAAATGGTCGGCCCGCTTCTTCGAGAAGATGAAGAAGATGCCCACCAGCATGCAGGCCGCCAGCTACTCGGCTGCGCTGCAGTACCTGAAGGCTGTGGGCGCCGCCCGTAGCGACAGCGCCGATGCGGTGATGACGCAACTGCGCACGCTGAAGATCGACGACATGTACACGTCCAGCGGCCACATCCGCGGCGACGGCCGCATGGTGCACGACCTGCAGCTCATGGAGATCAAGAGCCCGGCCGAATCGAAGCGTCCGTGGGACTACTACAAGCCGGTGCAGCGCATACCGGGCGAGCAGGCCTTCGCATCGAAGGCGGAATCGAAGTGCAAGAACTGGAGTTGA
- a CDS encoding ArgK/MeaB family GTPase, with protein MNMDAAPLDRWALSRELTRLANADPMALARDPPSHAARRVGVTGAPGAGKSTLVGHLAQLRAPRGRLGVLAVDPSSPKSGGAILGDRVRMDELAGNAQLYIRSLGSRRTGDGLADHLPEMLELMDRFGFDEVLLETVGVGQAEHAVRAQVDTLALVLLPDSGDIVQAMKAGIMEMADIFVVHKSDLPGAQRMATDIRRIATMARHAPGDWVPPILLSAAGDPASLQVLSDTIDRHQAWHAQAPGVRALARARRARYRLRRLLELRIGQFIAQQDGAFFDTPIAEQLAQAVAALPHAQEAA; from the coding sequence ATGAACATGGACGCGGCGCCGCTCGATCGGTGGGCCTTGAGCCGCGAACTCACGCGGCTGGCCAACGCCGACCCGATGGCGCTGGCGCGCGATCCGCCGTCGCACGCGGCGCGGCGTGTCGGCGTTACCGGCGCGCCCGGCGCGGGCAAGAGCACGCTGGTCGGCCACCTCGCGCAACTGCGCGCACCGCGCGGGCGTCTGGGTGTGCTGGCCGTGGACCCGAGCAGCCCGAAGAGCGGCGGCGCCATCCTCGGCGACCGCGTGCGCATGGACGAACTCGCGGGCAACGCGCAGCTGTACATCCGCTCGCTCGGCTCGCGCCGCACCGGCGACGGGCTGGCCGACCACCTGCCCGAGATGCTGGAGCTGATGGACCGTTTCGGCTTCGACGAGGTGCTGCTCGAAACCGTCGGTGTCGGCCAGGCCGAGCACGCGGTGCGCGCGCAGGTCGACACCCTGGCGCTGGTGCTGTTGCCCGACAGCGGCGACATCGTGCAGGCCATGAAGGCCGGCATCATGGAAATGGCCGACATCTTCGTGGTCCACAAGTCGGACCTGCCGGGCGCGCAGCGCATGGCGACCGACATCCGCCGCATTGCCACGATGGCGCGCCACGCGCCGGGCGACTGGGTGCCGCCCATCCTGCTGAGCGCGGCCGGCGATCCGGCATCGCTGCAGGTGCTGTCGGACACCATCGACCGTCACCAGGCCTGGCACGCGCAGGCGCCCGGGGTGCGTGCGCTCGCCCGCGCACGGCGCGCACGCTACCGCCTGCGTCGCCTGCTGGAGCTGCGCATCGGGCAGTTCATCGCGCAGCAGGACGGCGCTTTTTTCGACACGCCCATCGCCGAGCAACTGGCGCAGGCCGTGGCTGCGTTGCCGCACGCACAGGAAGCCGCATGA
- a CDS encoding CaiB/BaiF CoA transferase family protein yields MSTAGPLDGIRIIEVGHMLAGPYCGLMLADMGAEVIKIETPEGDIARSVSPHFIGPHNAYFASLNRSKKSVVLDLASTEGQEALGRIAETSHAVITNLRPSAIRKLGLTYDAMRQWNERIVCVALTGYGLDGPHADSPAYDYVIQALTGVMALTGDPDAPPTKAGYSAVDNSAGLVAAVGLLAKIVQGQGGQVDVAMYDVMLSQLNYLAGAVLNAGETVARQADSSHPYVVPAQIFLTADGWLTLFITHDKFWKIFCDEVGHSEWTTDVRFCTMAGRRAHRAEVIAAIAQLLRGAPAAEWVRRLVPLGVVAAEVGTLNDALCGDIANARRLVVSLGDGSLPLQAVASPIRFDGFTPRYGLPPLLNEHADEVLGKVAA; encoded by the coding sequence GTGAGTACCGCGGGGCCGCTTGACGGCATCCGCATCATCGAAGTCGGCCACATGCTGGCCGGCCCGTACTGCGGCCTGATGCTCGCCGACATGGGCGCCGAGGTCATCAAGATCGAGACGCCCGAAGGTGACATCGCCCGCAGCGTGAGCCCGCATTTCATCGGCCCGCACAACGCCTACTTCGCCAGCCTCAACCGCAGCAAGAAGAGCGTGGTGCTCGACCTGGCAAGCACCGAGGGGCAGGAGGCGCTGGGCCGCATTGCCGAGACCTCGCACGCGGTCATCACCAACCTGCGGCCCTCGGCGATCCGCAAGCTCGGCCTGACGTATGACGCGATGCGGCAGTGGAACGAGCGCATCGTCTGCGTCGCGCTCACCGGCTACGGCCTGGACGGCCCGCATGCCGACAGCCCCGCCTACGACTACGTGATCCAGGCGCTGACCGGCGTGATGGCGCTCACCGGCGACCCCGATGCGCCGCCCACCAAGGCCGGCTACTCCGCCGTCGACAACTCGGCCGGGCTGGTGGCCGCGGTCGGCCTGCTGGCCAAGATCGTGCAGGGGCAGGGCGGGCAGGTCGATGTCGCGATGTACGACGTGATGCTCTCGCAGCTCAACTACCTGGCCGGCGCCGTGCTCAATGCGGGCGAGACCGTGGCGCGGCAGGCCGACTCGTCGCACCCGTACGTGGTGCCGGCGCAGATCTTCCTGACTGCCGACGGCTGGCTCACGCTGTTCATCACGCACGACAAGTTCTGGAAGATCTTCTGCGACGAAGTCGGCCATTCCGAATGGACCACCGACGTGCGCTTTTGCACCATGGCAGGCCGGCGCGCGCACCGCGCCGAGGTCATCGCCGCCATCGCGCAGCTGCTGCGCGGCGCGCCGGCGGCCGAGTGGGTGCGACGGCTGGTGCCGCTGGGCGTGGTGGCGGCCGAGGTCGGCACGCTCAACGATGCGCTGTGCGGTGACATCGCGAACGCGCGGCGGCTGGTGGTGTCGCTGGGCGACGGCAGCCTGCCGCTGCAGGCCGTGGCCAGCCCGATCCGCTTCGACGGTTTCACGCCGCGCTACGGCCTGCCGCCGCTGCTCAACGAGCATGCGGACGAGGTGCTGGGCAAGGTGGCGGCATGA
- a CDS encoding cobalamin B12-binding domain-containing protein, with protein sequence MSTQQPGTAALAARRILIGKPGLDGHDIGAKIIALTLRNAGAEVIYTGLRRSPLQIAQVAVDEGVDAVGLSILSGSHKELVSEVIAQLRELKAHDVKVFVGGTIPAEDHAHLRTLGVSAVFTADMPLELVVASLAECLA encoded by the coding sequence ATGAGCACGCAGCAACCAGGCACCGCCGCGCTCGCGGCCCGGCGCATCCTGATCGGCAAGCCCGGCCTCGACGGCCACGACATCGGCGCCAAGATCATCGCCCTGACCCTGCGCAACGCCGGCGCCGAAGTGATCTACACCGGCCTGCGCCGCAGCCCGCTGCAGATCGCGCAGGTGGCGGTCGACGAAGGCGTCGATGCGGTGGGCCTGAGCATCCTGTCGGGCAGCCACAAGGAGCTGGTGTCGGAAGTGATCGCGCAGCTGCGCGAGCTGAAGGCGCACGACGTGAAGGTGTTCGTCGGCGGCACCATCCCGGCCGAAGACCATGCCCACCTGCGCACGCTCGGCGTGAGCGCGGTCTTCACGGCGGACATGCCGCTGGAGCTGGTGGTGGCTTCACTGGCGGAGTGCCTTGCATGA
- a CDS encoding acyl-CoA mutase large subunit family protein, whose product MNRDDLMPSAANEPRLYPTSPTGIEVPASVGAGAVRPEHIGEPGAYPFTRGIFPDGYQGRLWTIRQYSGFGTAEESNERYKFLLAKGQTGLSVALDLPTQCGLDPTHPMARPEIGKVGVSLSNLSEAEILFKDLDLSRISTSFTINGTAAIIYAMYLAVADKQGVRRDQLTGTIQNDILKEYVARGTWIFPVRPSMRLIADTILYSNEVSPRFNPISIAGAHVRDAGATAAEEMAYTLANGLAYVDELRARGGDVEKFAKRLSFFFYVHMDFFDEIAKFRAGRRLWARLMKERYGVQDPKAQHFRFGVVCGGSSLVAPQPYNNVVRVAVETMAAVFGGAQSIFTCAFDEAFQIPTEFSAELAVRTQQILAYESGIGRTVDPLGGSYFLEQHTDRIEAQIVGVMDEIDAYGGVVRAIEEGWIQMRLAERGLERKLDNDAGRTVVVGQNHFKKANEEIKVGEVFTLDPTVAQRALEKFQRTLDTRDNAAVARSLARLSAASAKDRENVMPYLVECCHAYATVGEMVACLKAQWGEFKEPVNL is encoded by the coding sequence ATGAATCGCGACGACCTCATGCCCAGCGCCGCCAACGAGCCGCGCCTGTACCCCACGAGCCCGACCGGCATCGAGGTGCCCGCCAGCGTCGGTGCCGGCGCCGTGCGGCCCGAGCACATCGGCGAGCCCGGCGCCTATCCGTTCACGCGCGGCATCTTCCCGGACGGTTACCAGGGCCGGCTGTGGACCATCCGCCAGTACTCCGGCTTCGGCACCGCCGAGGAATCGAACGAGCGCTACAAGTTCCTGCTGGCCAAGGGGCAGACGGGCCTGTCGGTGGCGCTGGACCTGCCGACCCAGTGCGGACTCGACCCCACGCATCCGATGGCACGCCCCGAGATCGGCAAGGTCGGCGTGTCGCTGTCGAACCTCAGCGAGGCGGAGATCCTGTTCAAGGACCTCGACCTGTCGCGCATCTCGACCTCGTTCACCATCAACGGCACGGCCGCGATCATCTATGCGATGTACCTGGCGGTGGCTGACAAGCAGGGCGTGCGGCGCGACCAGCTCACCGGCACCATCCAGAACGACATCCTCAAGGAGTACGTGGCGCGCGGCACCTGGATCTTTCCGGTGCGCCCGTCGATGCGGCTCATTGCCGACACCATCCTGTACTCGAACGAGGTGTCGCCGCGCTTCAACCCGATCAGCATTGCCGGGGCGCATGTGCGCGACGCGGGCGCCACCGCCGCCGAAGAAATGGCCTACACACTGGCCAACGGCCTGGCCTATGTGGACGAGCTGCGTGCACGCGGCGGCGATGTCGAGAAATTCGCCAAGCGGCTGTCGTTCTTCTTCTACGTGCACATGGACTTCTTCGACGAGATCGCGAAGTTCCGCGCCGGCCGTCGGCTGTGGGCGCGCCTCATGAAGGAACGCTACGGCGTGCAGGACCCGAAGGCCCAGCACTTCCGCTTCGGCGTGGTGTGCGGCGGCTCGTCGCTGGTGGCGCCGCAGCCCTACAACAACGTGGTGCGCGTCGCGGTGGAAACCATGGCCGCGGTGTTCGGCGGCGCGCAGTCGATCTTCACCTGCGCCTTCGACGAAGCCTTCCAGATTCCGACCGAATTCTCGGCCGAGCTGGCGGTGCGCACGCAGCAGATCCTGGCGTATGAAAGCGGCATCGGCCGCACCGTCGATCCGCTGGGTGGCAGCTACTTCCTGGAGCAGCACACCGACCGCATCGAAGCGCAGATCGTGGGCGTGATGGACGAGATCGATGCCTACGGCGGCGTGGTGCGCGCCATCGAAGAAGGCTGGATCCAGATGCGCCTGGCCGAGCGCGGCCTGGAGCGCAAGCTCGACAACGACGCCGGGCGTACCGTGGTGGTGGGGCAGAACCACTTCAAGAAAGCCAACGAAGAGATCAAGGTCGGCGAAGTCTTCACGCTCGACCCCACCGTGGCGCAGCGCGCGCTGGAGAAGTTCCAGCGCACGCTCGACACGCGCGACAACGCGGCCGTGGCGCGCTCGCTCGCGCGGCTGTCGGCTGCGTCGGCCAAGGACCGCGAGAACGTCATGCCCTACCTCGTGGAGTGCTGCCACGCCTACGCCACCGTCGGCGAGATGGTGGCCTGTCTCAAAGCCCAGTGGGGCGAATTCAAGGAACCGGTGAACCTATGA
- a CDS encoding enoyl-CoA hydratase/isomerase family protein has protein sequence MDAHADGVVWITIDRAAKHNALAGRVLTALAQAVAAHGARPDTRLLVLRGAGERFFAAGGDLVELSEVRDEAATHAMVERSRGALDAVRRCPVPVLAYLNGDAIGGGAELALACDMRLQAAHARIGFIQAKLAISTAWGGGPDLCRLVGGARALRMMGRCEMIDAAQALQWGLADASIADGADGEDLRAFIAPLRAHPPQVLRGMKAQLIAWREGASYSARREVEHAQVLATWLHDDHWQASDLFLAKAAR, from the coding sequence GTGGACGCACACGCCGACGGCGTGGTGTGGATCACCATCGACCGCGCCGCCAAGCACAACGCCCTCGCGGGCCGCGTGCTCACGGCGCTGGCCCAGGCGGTCGCCGCGCACGGGGCCCGGCCCGACACGCGGCTGCTCGTGCTGCGCGGCGCCGGCGAGCGCTTCTTCGCCGCCGGGGGCGACCTGGTGGAGCTGTCGGAAGTACGCGACGAGGCCGCGACCCACGCGATGGTCGAACGCTCGCGCGGCGCACTCGACGCCGTGCGCCGCTGCCCGGTGCCGGTGCTGGCCTACCTCAATGGCGACGCTATCGGCGGCGGGGCCGAGCTGGCACTGGCCTGCGACATGCGCCTGCAGGCCGCGCATGCGCGCATCGGCTTCATCCAGGCCAAGCTGGCGATCAGCACGGCCTGGGGCGGCGGGCCCGACCTGTGCCGGCTCGTGGGCGGCGCGCGCGCACTGCGCATGATGGGCCGCTGCGAAATGATCGATGCGGCGCAGGCGCTGCAGTGGGGCTTGGCCGATGCATCGATTGCAGACGGCGCCGACGGCGAAGACCTGCGCGCCTTCATCGCGCCGCTGCGGGCGCATCCGCCGCAGGTGCTGCGTGGCATGAAGGCGCAGCTCATCGCGTGGCGCGAAGGGGCTTCGTACAGCGCGCGGCGCGAGGTCGAGCATGCGCAGGTGCTGGCCACCTGGCTGCACGACGACCACTGGCAGGCCTCCGACCTCTTTCTTGCCAAGGCCGCCCGATGA
- a CDS encoding IclR family transcriptional regulator codes for MTGVTVTAIARVIDIFEAFQASQRPLSLTELAEAVGVPKSTCHAIVSTLTARGYLYTLSRPRALYPTRRMFDVMHDISVKDPFIERATPVLERLRDATRETVILGKRQGDSVIYLQVVEGLHPIRYSAKPGEFKPLHSSSIGKALLGSLKEPELRTWLKERTLPAVTATTKTAHEALVADVLDSRKLGYFVTRGENVSDVWAVAAFLQLHNDTVAVAVAGPQHRIESSVAEVARLLVASCSFLARQVERG; via the coding sequence ATGACTGGCGTCACCGTGACCGCGATCGCGCGGGTGATCGACATCTTCGAAGCGTTCCAGGCGAGCCAGCGTCCGCTGTCGCTCACCGAACTGGCCGAAGCCGTGGGCGTGCCCAAGAGCACCTGCCACGCCATCGTCTCGACGCTGACCGCGCGCGGCTACCTGTACACCTTGAGCCGCCCGCGCGCGCTCTACCCGACGCGGCGCATGTTCGACGTGATGCACGACATCAGCGTGAAAGACCCGTTCATCGAGCGCGCCACGCCGGTGCTCGAGCGGCTGCGCGACGCCACGCGCGAGACCGTGATCCTCGGCAAGCGCCAGGGCGACTCGGTGATCTACCTGCAGGTGGTCGAGGGCCTGCACCCCATCCGCTATTCGGCCAAGCCCGGCGAGTTCAAGCCGCTGCACTCCAGCTCGATCGGCAAGGCGCTGCTGGGCAGCCTGAAGGAGCCCGAGCTGCGCACCTGGCTCAAGGAGCGCACGCTGCCCGCCGTGACCGCCACCACCAAGACCGCGCACGAGGCGCTGGTGGCCGACGTGCTCGACAGCCGCAAGCTCGGCTACTTCGTGACGCGCGGCGAGAACGTGAGCGACGTGTGGGCCGTGGCGGCCTTCCTGCAGCTGCACAACGACACGGTGGCGGTGGCCGTGGCCGGGCCGCAGCACCGCATCGAATCCAGCGTGGCCGAAGTGGCACGGCTGCTGGTGGCCAGCTGCAGCTTCCTGGCGCGGCAAGTCGAGCGGGGCTGA
- a CDS encoding NAD(P)H-dependent flavin oxidoreductase yields the protein MKTRITELFGIRHPIIQGGMHYVGFAELAAAVSNAGGLGIITGLTQKTPELLAREIARCHEMTDKPFGVNLTFLPTFASPPYPEYIAAIVEGGIKAVETAGRSPEAYMPALKAAGIKVIHKCTSVRHALKAERIGCDAVSVDGFECGGHPGEDDVPNMILLPRAAEELKIPFVASGGMADGRSLVAALALGAEGMNMGTRFIATKEAPVHANVKQAIVNASELDTRLIMRSLRNTERVINNAGVERLIEIERIKGDALKIDDIMDQVAGIYPKVMTEGDMDAGAWSCGMVAGLIHDVPSCAELIDRIMAQADELIAKRLAGMLRG from the coding sequence TTGAAAACCCGCATCACCGAACTCTTCGGCATCCGCCACCCGATCATCCAGGGCGGCATGCACTACGTCGGCTTTGCCGAGCTGGCCGCGGCCGTCTCCAACGCCGGCGGCCTGGGGATCATCACGGGCCTCACGCAGAAGACGCCCGAACTGCTGGCCCGCGAGATCGCGCGCTGCCACGAGATGACCGACAAGCCCTTCGGCGTGAACCTCACCTTTTTGCCGACCTTCGCCTCGCCGCCGTACCCCGAGTACATCGCGGCCATCGTCGAAGGCGGCATCAAGGCCGTGGAAACCGCAGGCCGCAGCCCCGAGGCCTACATGCCCGCGCTGAAGGCCGCGGGCATCAAGGTGATCCACAAGTGCACCTCGGTGCGCCACGCGCTCAAGGCCGAGCGCATCGGCTGCGACGCCGTGAGCGTGGACGGCTTCGAGTGCGGCGGCCACCCCGGCGAAGACGACGTGCCCAACATGATCCTGCTGCCGCGCGCAGCCGAAGAACTGAAGATCCCGTTCGTCGCCTCGGGCGGCATGGCCGACGGCCGCAGCCTCGTGGCCGCGCTCGCGCTGGGCGCCGAGGGCATGAACATGGGCACGCGCTTCATCGCGACCAAGGAAGCACCGGTGCACGCGAACGTGAAGCAGGCCATCGTCAATGCCTCGGAACTCGACACGCGCCTGATCATGCGGTCGCTGCGCAACACCGAGCGCGTGATCAACAACGCGGGCGTGGAGCGCCTCATCGAGATCGAACGCATCAAGGGCGACGCGCTGAAGATCGACGACATCATGGACCAGGTCGCCGGCATCTACCCGAAGGTGATGACCGAGGGCGACATGGACGCCGGTGCCTGGAGCTGCGGCATGGTGGCCGGCCTGATCCACGACGTGCCCAGCTGCGCCGAGCTCATCGACCGCATCATGGCGCAGGCGGATGAACTCATCGCCAAGCGCCTGGCGGGTATGCTGCGCGGCTGA